Genomic window (Streptomyces sp. RerS4):
CGCCCATCGCCGCGCCGTTGTAGTACGCGAAGGTCGGGACGGCCAGCGCCGAGAGGCGCTTGAAGACGTCGTGGCCGCCCTTGCCGATGGCCAGCGCCTCGTCGTGCTGCTTCAGCAGCTCGACGCCCTTGAGGTCGGCGCCGACCGCGAAGATGAACGGCTTGCCGGTGATGCCCGCGCCGACGATGGAGCCGGCCAGGGCCTCCTGCTCGACCTGGTCGATCGCCGCGTTCAGGTTGGCCAGGGACTGCGGGCCGAAGGTGGTCGGCTTCGTGTGGTCGAAGCCGTTGTCCAGCGTGACGAGCGCGAAGCGCCCGGCGCCGAACGGCAGGTCCAGGTGACGGACGTGCGTGGACGTGACGACCTCGTCCGGGAACAGCTCGGCCGCACCCTTCAGGAGCTCAGCGGTGGTGCTCACTTGGCGTCTCCCTCGGCGGTGAAGTGCGGGTTCTCCCAGATGACGGTCGCGCCCATGCCGAAGCCGACGCACATGGTGGTCAGGCCGTAGCGGACGTGCGGCTGCTCCTCGAACTGGCGGGCCAGCTGCGTCATCAGACGGACGCCGGAGGAGGCCAGCGGGTGACCGAAGGCGATCGCGCCGCCGTACTGGTTCACGCGGGCGTCGTCGTCGGCGATGCCGTAGTGCTCCAGGAACGCGAGGACCTGGACGGCGAACGCCTCGTTGATCTCGAACAGGCCGATGTCCTCGATGGACAGGCCGGCCTGGGCGAGGGCCTTCTCGGTGGCCGGGATCGGGCCGTAGCCCATGACCTCGGGCTCGACACCCGCGAAGGAGTACGAGACCAGGCGCATCTTGACCGGGAGGTTGTTCTCGCGGGCGAAGTCCTCGGACGCGATGATCGCGGCGGTGGCGCCGTCGTTGAGACCGGCGGCGTTGCCCGCGGTGACCCGACCGTGCGTACGGAACGGGGTCTTCAGGTTCGCCAGGTTCTCCAGCGTGGTGCCCGGACGCATCGGCTCGTCGGTGGTGACGAGGCCCCAGCCGGTCTCGCCGACCTCGGCGTTGGTGTTGCGCACCGAGATCGGGACCAGGTCCTGCTGGATCTTGCCGTCGGCGTACGCCTTGGCGGCCTTCTCCTGCGAGCGCACGGCGTACTCGTCGGCGCGGAGCTTGGTGATCGTCGGGTACCGGTCGTGCAGGTTCTCGGCGGTCATGCCCATGAACAGGGCGGACTCGTCGACCAGCTTCTCGGAGACGAAGCGCGGGTTCGGGTCGACGCCCTCGCCCATCGGGTGGCGGCCCATGTGCTCGACACCGCCGGCGAGGGCGACGTCGTAGGCACCGAAGGCCACACCGCCCGCGACGGCGGTCACGGCGGTCAGCGCGCCGGCGCACATGCGGTCGATGGAGTAGCCCGGGACGGACTGCGGGAGGCCCGCGAGGATGCCGGCCGTGCGGCCCAGCGTCAGGCCCTGGTCGCCGATCTGCGTGGTCGCGGCGATGGCGACCTCGTCGATCTTCTTGGGGTCCAGGTCCGGGTTGCGGCGCAGCAGCTCCCGGATCGCCTTCACGACGAGGTCGTCGGCGCGGGTCTCGTGGTAGATGCCCTTCGGGCCCGCCTTGCCGAACGGGGTGCGGACGCCGTCGACGAAGACGACGTCCCTGACGGTACGAGGCACGTTGGCTCTCCTCCAGGTGCGGGTGTGCACTGCTGCGCGGGGGCGTTCGGCCGGTGGCTGAGCGCCCGCTCACCCGGCCATGCTACTTGCCGGTAACTGGCATGCACACCCCCTCCGGGAGGAGCGGCGAACGTCACACTCCCGCGCGGGAGCGCCGCCCGTACCCGGGACCGCGCCTCACGCGCCGGCGGGGCCGGCTTCGGCCGGGGTGCGGGCCGGGGCGGGGGCCGGGGTCGGGGCCGCGGCGGGGCGGTGGACATCGCCCTGGCCGGCGCGGTGGAGGAGCGGATCACGTCCGTCACGAAGCGGCCGCGTCGGACGCCGAGCCGGCGCAGGGCCGGGCCGTGATCCAGCGCCACGACCGCGCCCGCTCCCGCGAGCATGGCCTGCCAGGCCAGCGTCGCGGCCCGGCGGGCCGGGGCCGGGAGCGGGGCCAGGGCCTCCCGCAGTCGCCGGCAGTGGAAGGGGACATGGCGTTCCTCGTCCGCCAGGATCCGCCCCGCCACCTCCGCGGTCAGCGGATCCGGGGTCCCGTCCCGCACCGCCCGGTAGTACCGCAGGGCCACCGCCTCCGCCACCATCAGCACCAGCAGCTCCATGCGAAGCCCCAGCAGTCGCCGCAGCCGGACGAACACGGCGTCGCTCCAGTGCCCGGCCAGGGTTTCGGCCCCGCCCGCCGCCAGGAGCAGCGCCAGCATCCGCGCGTGGTTCTGCTCCTCCGCCACGAAGAGCCGTACCGCCCGCGTGTACACCGGGTCCCCGGCCCGGTCCGCCTTGCCGATCAGGGCCGAGCCGTCCCCGTCCTCGCCGACCTGGAACCGCTGCAGGCTCCGTACGAGCGCCGGATCGAGGGCCGCCCCGAGGGTCCAGTCCGGATCCCCCACGGCCGCGCGCCGCTCCCGCTCGGCCTCGAAGTCGCCCACCCATCCCTCAAACCCTTTGTTGATCATGTTCAAAAAGCTAGCCGGGTTTGAGCGTGTTCAAAAGTGATCGGGTGACCCTGTTGCGGAATCGGGACGCAAAGAGCCCCCGACCAACGGCCGGGGGCTCTTTCGGGTGTGTCGCCGCGTCAGGCGGTCGCCGCCAGGGCGGTGACCAGGGCGGGGGTCACCTGCTCGATCTGCCAGGGGCGGGCGCCGTAACCGGCGAGGGCCGCGGCCACGGTGTCGGGCTCCAGTCGCTGCGGGGGTTCCCAGCAGAGCCGGCGCACGGTGTCCGGGGTGATCAGGTTCTCCTGCGGCAGGTTCAGCGCCTCCGCGAGCGCGGTGACGGCCGTGCGGGCCGCCGACAGCCGCGCCGCGGCGGCGGGGTCCTTGTCCGCCCAGGAGCGCGGCGGCGGCGGACCGGCCGGGGTGGCACCCGGCTGCGGCAGCTCGTTCTCGGGCAGCTCCTTGGCCCGGTCCACGGCCGCCATCCACTGGTCCAGCTGCCGGCGCCCCATCCGCTGCCCGTACCCGGGCAGCGCGGACAGCGCGTGCACGTTCGCCGGCAGGGCGAGGGCCGCCTCGACGATCGCGGCGTCCCCGAGGACCTTCCCGGGG
Coding sequences:
- a CDS encoding acetyl-CoA C-acyltransferase, with product MPRTVRDVVFVDGVRTPFGKAGPKGIYHETRADDLVVKAIRELLRRNPDLDPKKIDEVAIAATTQIGDQGLTLGRTAGILAGLPQSVPGYSIDRMCAGALTAVTAVAGGVAFGAYDVALAGGVEHMGRHPMGEGVDPNPRFVSEKLVDESALFMGMTAENLHDRYPTITKLRADEYAVRSQEKAAKAYADGKIQQDLVPISVRNTNAEVGETGWGLVTTDEPMRPGTTLENLANLKTPFRTHGRVTAGNAAGLNDGATAAIIASEDFARENNLPVKMRLVSYSFAGVEPEVMGYGPIPATEKALAQAGLSIEDIGLFEINEAFAVQVLAFLEHYGIADDDARVNQYGGAIAFGHPLASSGVRLMTQLARQFEEQPHVRYGLTTMCVGFGMGATVIWENPHFTAEGDAK